GTTGTTATGCGATCTTATGGTTGTCTTTGACACAATTGTTCCAGCCGTCATTAGGTCCACTCATAACCCatcaccatggttgcaacacaacTTGAACATCGAGTTCCCAGTGGTTTAATCATGTCGTGACCCGACTGTAGACCATACAGACTAgaagtaggttttaagatcagcaatattatgtaggggttaAATATTTGCGTCAtatcagtattaacaaaatattctgCTACTTTAAAATATTATGCAACTTAATGTTTGACCACTTTTACCTGTTTACATTCTTTATATTAGCATTTTACTAGCACTGTAATAATTACCcaatgtaaatgcattttgcaTCCATACTCAGATTGTATATATTTGCTTTATCTTGCAGATATGGCCCACATCTGATGCAGAGAGTGCTTGAGATGGCAGAGGGGATTAATGTTGGCGAAATGCTTTCATATGAACTAGTCCCAAGCGCTGAAgccaaaaaaagacaaaattcATCTGATGGAAGTAGGTCTATAACTAAAGTTCTATTTTTGCACTTATATGGATTTGTCAGATTGTTCATTTTACACAAACTATTATGTTAGTAAAGCTGCATGAGTAAGTGGGTGACAggaaagttatttaaaaatataatcacGTGTCATCAGTGAGCTTGTGTGGCGGAGGTTCGAATCAAGGGCTGGGCTTACAGTACAAAAGCGCATAGCGTTACGTAAACCTAGCCATTGGGGAGACACATCAGTGCACTGgacccaagcctggataaatagaagGGTTGCACCAGGCGACATccgacataaaaaaaaactgtgccaaatcaaatatacatatgcaaataattttttttttctgcatcgCTAGAATTCTTACGTCGGGTTGCTTGTGTATTAGGTAAAATGGTTTCTGTTCTTTATTTTAGGTGAGGAGCCAATGAGGAAGATGCACGTGTCTAATTTTGGCTCTAGACCAAGATTTGAGCCAGTACAGTTTGTCACTGGGAGCAGCCTGAGCAGCAGTAGAGTAGGATGCACCGAtggaaaagaaaatgaaacgGAGCGTAGGAGAGAGGAGATGAACCACACAGGGCCAAGGGATACAGAGCAGCAATGGTACAGCAATGACACAGGCTATAACTCTCCTTCCAGCTCTTCCTTTGACGGAGGATCATCATACAGTCATGACTCATGGAGCGATCAGAGCAGCAGCAACATGTCCTTTGGAAACAAGAGCGGGCTTGGCTATGGGGGAAGAGCACCTAACTCGAACTTTATAGGAAAAATGCAGCAGGACTATACAGCAAGATATGAGGCACATACTTCAAGACAGAAAAACTCGCCCCCCCAGTCAAGCCGATATGATAGTTACGCAGGGGGGAGGTCTGGGCGTTGGGATTCTGGAAGGCATGGTTTGGGCTTTGGTCATCAGGACAGGCCACAGTCTAGCAAAGCTATGAATAGAGTCTATGACACTCCAAGCAGAGGAAGTCCTGGCCTGCTTCCTACACCATGTATACCAAAGACAATCTCACCAGCAACAGTAGAGGAGAAGCAGAGGCTAATCGTGAGGGTTTTAAATGCTGTAGCTGTAACCCTCCGGGATCCTGCGTTTGTTGGTGGACCCGACGGCCCGAATTATAATTTCATTCTCAGTCGCAGCATTCAAGCTTGTAAAACTAATCCAGAATACATTTATGTTAATTTGAAGGATATTCCCCAGTCCGATCTACCCAAGAACAAGAAAGTGCCATCCGAGGGCTATGCATGTGAGCTGAGATGTTCTGCAGTGTACCTTGCAACAGGTTACTCTGGCAGCAAGAACGGTGCCAGGGATCGTGCATCAGAGCAGGCCGTCAAAACATTCATGAAGCCGGTGGAAGTCCGTGTCGTGCAGCGTCAGTACAAACGCAACTACgtcagtgacatggtggtgtgccAGATCAACACACCAACCCCACCTTTAGTTCCACCCCTACGCAACCCAGAGGACAGTCCGCCACCTAGTACCAAAGGTCAGTACGTGCCTGATAAATCCAAACACTGGTCAGAATGTGTCCTGAATGAGAATGCACACGATGCCATCTGTATCCTCAACAATTCTGCTGCCTGCAACCGGATGAAAATCGACTACGCCTTCAGTCCAATACCTAACAGCAATATGTGGGTGTGTAGTGTATACCTGCAGGGTGAGCTTTTGGCACAAGCCAGGGGTACAAAAAAGACCTCCAAGCACATTGCAGCTGAGGAGGCCGTGAAAAAGCTACGAATGAACCAGGCCAACCGGCAGCACCAGGAACAGTACGAACAAAACCATCAGCAGTCGTTTTTTCAAGAAAACCCCACCTTCGAGCAGCCTACTAACCATTTTAATCAACTGGGTGGAGGCAAGAAAAAGCTCAGTGAACTGGTTATTCTGGAAAACTCTGATAATGCCATTTGCATCATCAACGACACGGCGCAGTTCAATAAAGTCACTGCGGACTACAGATTCACTATGTTAGCAGACCAGAACTGGAGATGTGAAGTTTATTTAGAGGGCCAGTTTGTAGCTTCTGGGATCGGCCCCAAGAAAATCGTTAAACACGTCGCAGCTGAAGAGGCCATTGCTACACTGAAACGTACATACGCGGTGGTGAAGTCCAACCTCAGGAAGGAAGGCAACGTGGATGCTCTTTCCCGAAATCAGATCATGGCCCGCGCCGGAGAAGAGGCCATGCGGCAGGAGATCAAGGAGGACAACATCGGTAACCAGTTGCTGCGTAAGATGGGCTGGAAAGGCGGCGGTTTAGGCCGAGAGGGAGAAGGCATCGCAGAACCAATCATGGTTAAGGAACAGTTTACTAGAGAAGGACTGGGTATGGACCGGGACAGACATGGGAATCACCTGACCAAGCGTAACATTGAGGAAATCATACGCAATTATGCTTGCTCAGATCGGCAGGACGACCTGCGCTTCTCCACAGAGTTGAATAACGACGAGCGCAAGCAGATCCATCAGGTCTCACAAAAATACGGGCTGCGGAGCAAATCCTACGGTCAGGGAAAACAGCGCTTTCTTGTCGTTAGCCGAAGAGTTCACAAGGACCAACTGATCGGTCAGCTGCTGCAAGAGGGTCAGGTTGGACGGTACGAGTTGGTCAAACCACAGGCCTCTCACTGATGgacctcaaaaaaaaaaaaaacttcagataACCATTACTGACTAAAGCAGCTATGCTCGTGTTTATTTgagcatattttttttttttttttttttttaaagcgtgTTAATCCTGacgatgctttttttttttaactgtggcAAATCTTATCTTCTTGTAACATTAGTGTTAGTACTGGCAGTATCTCGAGTGAGACTACGGTATACACAAGCTTCCATGCTGACATTATATATCCTGTATTCTGGGATTTCACAAAGTAAAAAGTGATGAATATTATGCCAGCATGTGCTAACTAATGTACACATTCCATATTCATGAAAATCATCTGCCCTATCTATGTTCAGGTCCATTTCTGTTTTAAACAACATCTTAAAATGTACCAAATattaaagtttaataataaaaaaaacatctactTTTCTTATTAGTGAGGTGAAGATTGGGTGTTGTAAAATATGCTTTAGAAGCAGTGttcttgtgatttttttttttttggtttgttttttatttgtgaatggtcatgtctgtgttgacgaacatttaaaaatgaaccTGCCCCTTGTCCTCTAGTTatcaaaataatgaaataaaaccaCCTGAGATTTTGCGGCCTGTTACCatgtaaaaatgttgatttgctgattcatttttatacaaatatttgaaataaaaaatttgTCTTTTCAGCAGCATGGTTGTGCACATGGTAGAGTGGTTAGCGCCCAGCAACATTGGTCCTGGGGACCAAGATTCAATCTGAGGAGTTTTACATGCACTTAGGGTGTCTGCATAGATTACTTACCACCTCTCAAACCAGGCAGAGGATAGACTAGCTGCTCTAAGTTGGTTCTAGATGTGCGAATGAGcaaatgtgtgggtgtgtttctATGAGATGACCATGGTGGGTTTGGCACCGGACAATTTTGACCGTGACCAGGATGAATTGGTTGgtaaaaatgaatacatttctTGGCTTCTGTCTTTATgccatttttattcttattaggGTATTATTTACTTTAGCACACTTTATGCCAAACTGCCattaattaacaaaaaaaatcaaacactaATCAGTCACTGAACATTATATAACTGCACCCGGGACAGTCCAAATTTGTTGCTTCAGTTCCACAAGATAAAGGAAACAATTCTGCCTTGTGTCAACTAAACGGTTGTCTCAAGGCAGGTTGGGTCCATGGATTCATGTTTACACCAAATTCGAACCCTACCATTTCTATGCTGCTGCAGAAATCGAGATTCAGCACGCCAGGCAAAATTCAGCTGTCAGGTTTTGGCAAGCGTGTGCCCACTGTACCCTTGTTCCTTCCTGATAAAAGGATTGACGTGACTTTTAGTTCTTTTCTGCTTACCACTGTTGTAAAGCCAAGGCTGTAAAGTTTTTTAAACCACAAGCAGAAGATCccaggagataaaaaaaaaaaaaaagttttgacCATTGAACCAGCTCCAACTGCTGCCAACAACCATGTTCACCATTATCCAAATCTAAAAGCTAGTCAAAATTAAGAATACTTTGATATGCTACAAAAATCTATAAGTACCTTAATAATAACTCCTTATAAAAAATTTTTGTAAACATCCGTTGTGTTTTAAATGACTCCACATGGGAGCCCAACCTAAGGTGGCCTAAAACCACTGCCAATTGTTTCATACATTAATGGGTTTTTGACTGCTGACatgacaaaaaaatatataatcagatatgatcattgAGCTTGTGTGGCAGAATGGTAAGTGCCTTAGCTCCATAGGTTTAAATGGGGTAACAGTGCCAATCCAatgcccagataaatagggttGCATCAGCTagggcatctggcgtaaaaactgtggttAAATAATCTGCTGTGGCACCACCTTCggagcagccaaaaggaatTGTTCAGAATTTGGCACAGCTAAAAAGCATGTAAGAACATTGAACATGGCCATGTCCATTCCTTCAtacaaaaggtcagattttTTCCTTTAAAGCATGTGCTATGAAGAATTTATGTATGGATTTGAACTAATCAAAAgcttatttaatacatttataaacagaCTTCAATCTCAAGACAAGTCAAGCCCCAAGACACTATTGCAATATAAAACATATGTAGTGATGAAAGTGCGtcttgtatataaataaagaaaaaccccACATTGAgcttattttactgtttatttacaagTGAGAATgtacagtttcttacattgagtAGAAGTGCAAATCTGACACTCAAACTCTGGATGTGCATTTAGAAATCTGACCCAAACTTTGATGATATTGCATAACAAAAAAATTATGCACTGTTGGATAAGTGATTAACATGAGACTGAAAAACCTGCACTCAAATTAGAACAGAAGGAAATGGCCAAATCAGTGAGATAGTTACATTCCAAGTTCTAGGTTTGTGACAATCTGAGTAGCCAACCATCATAAAGCAATGACCACATAGTCACATGACATGACTAAACTTTTGGTACAATCTCATGTTTTCTGTggtcattaaaataaaacaattttaaaaaaacacaaaaaagatgCAAGTTTAACCCATGGGAAGCCATTAGTGTGCAACATGGAAGCAAACCAAATGACATTCATGACTAAATCCTGCATAGACCTAGAGCTTTAGAAGATAAACCAAAGAAATGCGTGCACCATAGGAGTGACCTTGAGTTGGTAAGGAAACATCCTCGTCCGAGAGCAAGATTTAGCATAAATCACGAAATCACAACACAACAGCACCCTGACCTTGCAAAAGCTACAGAACAGACAGAACGCTATAGAGTAAGAGGAGTATTCAAATCGTGAATGATGGGGATTTCATTTTTTCTTCAAATTTCTTTATGCAATGCTTTTCCTCTGCGTGGCTGAAAATTGTCCATACATCGTGATCTGTTTTGGGGGGTCAACAATCGCGCCAGCTCTGTTCCACGATAGCAGAGACACGCTTTTCGTACTCCCGTTTGTTTTCCTGGTACAGCTGGGCTGCCTGGCTGTTGGCGGGACTGTTTGGGTTTGGCTCGTCCAGTAGAGACTGTTAAGAAAaggacaataaaaaaaaaaacaagtagaTCAGAAACGAAAACATTATGTAGTGAGGTGTTCCTGGAGTCTCAGCGGTCAGATATGCTAGCTCACCCCCCCTGAGGTTTGGGTTTAAATctaagcagtgctatcagccaactAGGTCtcagcacagacatgattgactatgtctgataacccttttccaccgatgcggcacggagcccgttccggttcccgaacttgattttgaaccggttccgcgtgtttccaccggaaaaaaaggttccagacagtgaactagcgggcACCGCGGAATACTTgttttttcagcccgaaccatcagtcagtgggcgtgtcatgttgtacagcatagcgcgttAGCAACAATGCCGTCCGCTGGAGTCTCATATGGAGCTTGATGctgtatttttatcttttaaacttcacctgattacattttgaaccagtttgccgcttttattttttaaagcgcctttaaaaaggtgaattgtgtgatattacgagataaaaatgacccggacagaacgaaaaacgcttaacgtgaaaaataaagcattaagctttttcaactccccgagctgcatagacacacgtgaagtaaatccagctaaacacagatacatgtggtattttaaagtggatttgatgtttatttcacacagattaatgttcatgttgtggaactttaatgatgtttcaccgctcgAGTCGAGCGCATTTGCAACTCCtctca
The nucleotide sequence above comes from Trichomycterus rosablanca isolate fTriRos1 chromosome 8, fTriRos1.hap1, whole genome shotgun sequence. Encoded proteins:
- the nkrf gene encoding NF-kappa-B-repressing factor isoform X1, giving the protein MNNNVFHLDDFRQKYESDEQWRARGLLIHKHLNKYDENNIDQLLALSMVWINHVFMGCRYGPHLMQRVLEMAEGINVGEMLSYELVPSAEAKKRQNSSDGSEEPMRKMHVSNFGSRPRFEPVQFVTGSSLSSSRVGCTDGKENETERRREEMNHTGPRDTEQQWYSNDTGYNSPSSSSFDGGSSYSHDSWSDQSSSNMSFGNKSGLGYGGRAPNSNFIGKMQQDYTARYEAHTSRQKNSPPQSSRYDSYAGGRSGRWDSGRHGLGFGHQDRPQSSKAMNRVYDTPSRGSPGLLPTPCIPKTISPATVEEKQRLIVRVLNAVAVTLRDPAFVGGPDGPNYNFILSRSIQACKTNPEYIYVNLKDIPQSDLPKNKKVPSEGYACELRCSAVYLATGYSGSKNGARDRASEQAVKTFMKPVEVRVVQRQYKRNYVSDMVVCQINTPTPPLVPPLRNPEDSPPPSTKGQYVPDKSKHWSECVLNENAHDAICILNNSAACNRMKIDYAFSPIPNSNMWVCSVYLQGELLAQARGTKKTSKHIAAEEAVKKLRMNQANRQHQEQYEQNHQQSFFQENPTFEQPTNHFNQLGGGKKKLSELVILENSDNAICIINDTAQFNKVTADYRFTMLADQNWRCEVYLEGQFVASGIGPKKIVKHVAAEEAIATLKRTYAVVKSNLRKEGNVDALSRNQIMARAGEEAMRQEIKEDNIGNQLLRKMGWKGGGLGREGEGIAEPIMVKEQFTREGLGMDRDRHGNHLTKRNIEEIIRNYACSDRQDDLRFSTELNNDERKQIHQVSQKYGLRSKSYGQGKQRFLVVSRRVHKDQLIGQLLQEGQVGRYELVKPQASH
- the nkrf gene encoding NF-kappa-B-repressing factor isoform X2, translating into MQRVLEMAEGINVGEMLSYELVPSAEAKKRQNSSDGSEEPMRKMHVSNFGSRPRFEPVQFVTGSSLSSSRVGCTDGKENETERRREEMNHTGPRDTEQQWYSNDTGYNSPSSSSFDGGSSYSHDSWSDQSSSNMSFGNKSGLGYGGRAPNSNFIGKMQQDYTARYEAHTSRQKNSPPQSSRYDSYAGGRSGRWDSGRHGLGFGHQDRPQSSKAMNRVYDTPSRGSPGLLPTPCIPKTISPATVEEKQRLIVRVLNAVAVTLRDPAFVGGPDGPNYNFILSRSIQACKTNPEYIYVNLKDIPQSDLPKNKKVPSEGYACELRCSAVYLATGYSGSKNGARDRASEQAVKTFMKPVEVRVVQRQYKRNYVSDMVVCQINTPTPPLVPPLRNPEDSPPPSTKGQYVPDKSKHWSECVLNENAHDAICILNNSAACNRMKIDYAFSPIPNSNMWVCSVYLQGELLAQARGTKKTSKHIAAEEAVKKLRMNQANRQHQEQYEQNHQQSFFQENPTFEQPTNHFNQLGGGKKKLSELVILENSDNAICIINDTAQFNKVTADYRFTMLADQNWRCEVYLEGQFVASGIGPKKIVKHVAAEEAIATLKRTYAVVKSNLRKEGNVDALSRNQIMARAGEEAMRQEIKEDNIGNQLLRKMGWKGGGLGREGEGIAEPIMVKEQFTREGLGMDRDRHGNHLTKRNIEEIIRNYACSDRQDDLRFSTELNNDERKQIHQVSQKYGLRSKSYGQGKQRFLVVSRRVHKDQLIGQLLQEGQVGRYELVKPQASH